The following are from one region of the Silene latifolia isolate original U9 population chromosome 9, ASM4854445v1, whole genome shotgun sequence genome:
- the LOC141601915 gene encoding uncharacterized protein LOC141601915 produces the protein MYSADEYDDDELETILRDRISEDNVEEDNPELDLDDKDDIICEDEVPNVTNLDDITSIVLEKLKDSEMPLYKNCKNYTKLSAVVKLYNLKAKNGWSDKSFTNLLELMKDMLPEDNVLPNRTYAAKKILRGIGMKYVKIHAFPNDCILYRKEYESLTHCPVCNEWRYKKKEGIPAKVLWYFPIIPRLRRLFANKEDAKLLTWHKSAKANDGKFRHPSDGLEWKHIDAKYPEFGKEPRNLRLALSTDGMNPYGNLSSQHNTWHVLLAIYNLPPYVFMKRKYLMLSLLISGPKEPGNDIDVYLAPLLDDLRTLWDEGIEVFDAYQNSVFNLKAMLLCTISDFPAYGNLCGHTVHGKEPCPLCGEDVDSCYLKFSRKQAFLGYRKFLDEDHSYRRQQKPFNGKPDHRPCPKMLSGEDVYQRVKDIKITYGKKGSKLASRGYKKMSPLFERLPYWREVSIRHCLDVMHIEKNVCDNIINTLLNVPNNSKDNASARKDMMDMKIRPELAPQEDGLRTYLPPAAHTLSKKEKIEFCKCLHGVKVPEGYSSNISSLVSMRDLRLSGLKSHDCHALMQQLLAVAIRSILPKKVRYAITRFCFFFNAICNKVIDPRELDALQNLIVTSPCQFEIYFPPSFFTIMVHLTVHLVREIKYLGPVYLSDWMMGKGLRGLVRQNMAIDKFHTAHTYVLHNEDEVQPYIEEHMVFLRKNHRNKTEMWITSEHNKTFRVWFKGRVIEDLQKYPDCISSRLRRLCFGPNTYASSYSGYAINGCTFYTREQDDKSTMPNSGVCLEAEAMHFSSSKDKNPVLSKMHYYGVIEEIWVLDYTNFEIPVFWSKWSQSKTVVRKDELGFTLVNLDKFGHKEDPFILATQAKQVFYVTDPLDKNWSVVLSVRSRRDVDSFDEDVVFEGFDRNVSNLDDSDTLNTLSLYTRDDHNEGIWITTDTPSKKRLRGLLMGPQRRQRAKKNKNKDDGGTGNKRYYVCRLGAYYADIMFADICWTLSKQDMLISPQMYVLFLVSGYYVCRYMLDLIKARYVNITPNFMLTAPPSYTVEKIDDVRNILAEFTLNFKP, from the exons ATGTATTCTGCTGACGAGTATGACGATGATGAGTTAGAAACAATATTGAGAGATAGGATAAGTGAAGACAATGTAGAAGAAGATAACCCTGAACTAGATCTCGATGATAAAGATGACATAATATGTGAAGATGAAGTTCCCAATGTTACTAATTTAGATGACATCACAAGCATTGTATTAGAGAAGTTAAAAGACTCTGAAATGCCTCTGTATAAGAATTGTAAGAATTATACAAAATTGTCAGCTGTTGTTAAGCTGTATAATTTGAAAGCAAaaaatgggtggagtgataaaAGTTTTACCAACCTGCTCGAATTAATGAAGGACATGCTTCCGGAGGATAATGTTCTTCCTAATCGTACATACGCGGCAAAAAAGATACTTAGAGGAATTGGTATGAAATATGTGAAGATTCATGCATTTCCTAATGATTGTATATTATATCGCAAAGAATATGAGAGTTTGACTCATTGTCCAGTTTGTAATGAATGGCGATATAAAAAGAAGGAGGGGATCCCAGCAAAAgttttgtggtattttccaataattcCTAGGTTGCGACGACTCTTTGCAAATAAGGAAGATGCAAAGTTGTTGACATGGCATAAATCTGCAAAAGCTAATGATGGCAAATTTAGACACCCGTCTGATGGTTTAGAGTGGAAACACATTGATGCCAAGTATCCCGAATTCGGGAAAGAACCCAGAAATCTTCGACTTGCACTCTCTACTGACGGGATGAATCCTTATGGGAATTTAAGTAGTCAACACAACACTTGGCATGTACTTTTAGCTATTTACAATTTACCTCCATATGTTTTCATgaaaagaaaatatttgatgTTGTCCTTATTGATTTCCGGTCCTAAAGAACCGGGTAATGATATAGATGTTTACTTGGCGCCTCTTCTTGATGATTTGAGAACATTGTGGGATGaagggatagaagtatttgatgcctACCAAAATAGTGTTTTCAATTTGAAAGCTATGTTATTATGCACTATATCTGATTTTCCTGCATACGGTAATCTGTGTGGACATACTGTGCATGGAAAAGAGCCGTGCCCCTTGTGTGGGGAAGATGTTGATTCTTGTTATTTGAAGTTTTCTAGAAAGCAAGCTTTCTTAGGATACCGTAAATTTTTGGATGAAGATCATTCATATCGTAGGCAACAAAAACCGTTCAATGGAAAACCTGATCATCGTCCATGTCCTAAGATGTTAAGCGGTGAAGATGTATATCAAAGGGTGAAAGATATTAAAATTACATATGGGAAAAAGGGTTCTAAATTAGCATCTCGTGGATACAAGAAAATGTCACCTCTTTTTGAGCGACTCCCATATTGGCGGGAAGTGTCCATAAGACATTGTTTGGATGTTATGCATATTGAAAAGAATGTTTGTGACAATATTATCAACACTCTTTTGAATGTCCCAAATAATTCAAAAGACAACGCGTCGGCTAGGAAGGATATGATGGATATGAAAATTCGACCCGAGTTAGCCCCGCAAGAGGATGGACTACGGACTTATTTGCCTCCTGCTGCCCATACACTCTCCAAAAAGGAGAAAATAGAGTTTTGTAAGTGTTTGCATGGTGTTAAAGTTCCAGAGGGATATTCTTCGAATATTAGTAGCCTAGTGTCAATGCGGGATCTTAGGCTTAGTGGTCTGAAGTCTCACGATTGTCATGCTTTGATGCAACAGTTACTAGCCGTGGCCATTCGTTCTATTTTACCTAAAAAGGTTCGATATGCCATAACCAGGTTCTGTTTTTTCTTTAATGCCATATGTAACAAAGTTATTGATCCTAGAGAGTTAGATGCTTTGCAAAATCTAATTGTCACTTCTCCTTGTCAATTCGAAATTTAttttcctccttcattttttacaatcatggttcatttgactgtaCACTTGGTTAGAGAGATCAAGTATCTTGGACCTGTTTACTTAAG TGACTGGATGATGGGCAAAGGTCTTAGGGGTCTTGTCCGTCAAAATATGGCAATTGATAAATTCCATACAGCACACACATATGTCCTTCATAACGAGGATGAGGTACAACCTTACATTGAGGAACACATGGTTTTCTTAAGGAAGAATCATCGAAATAAAACCGAGATGTGGATCACAAGTGAGCACAACAAGACATTTAGAGTTTGGTTCAAGGGTCGAGTGATAGAAGACCTGCAAAAATATCCTGATTGTATTTCTTCccgattgagaagactttgcttCGGCCCAAATACATATGCATCTTCTTATAGTGGTTATGCCATTAATGGGTGCACCTTTTACACTCGTGAGCAAGATGACAAGAGTACGATGCCAAATAGTGGAGTGTGTCTAGAAGCTGAAGCAATGCACTTTTCTAGTTCAAAAGATAAGAATCCAGTTTTAAGTAAGATGCATTATTACGGAGTTATTGAAGAGATTTGGGTGTTAGATTACACAAATTTCGAAATACCTGTATTTTGGTCCAAATGGTCTCAAAGTAAAACTGTTGTCCGTAAGGATGAATTAGGATTTACTTTGGTGAATCTTGATAAATTTGGACATAAGGAAGATCCTTTCATTTTAGCTACTCAAGCAAAGCAGGTGTTTTATGTCACCGATCCATTGGATAAAAACTGGTCAGTTGTTTTATCCGTAAGGAGTAGGCGAGATGTGGATAgttttgatgaagatgttgtattCGAGGGTTTTGATCGTAATGTATCCAATTTAGATGATTCGGACACTCTCAACACTTTGAGTTTATATACCCGCGATGATCACAATGAAGGAATATGGATTACTACCGATACCCCTTCGAAAAAACGCCTTCGCG GTTTATTAATGGGTCCACAAAGGCGTCAACGAGctaagaagaataaaaataaagaTGATGGTGGGACAGGCAACAAGAG ATATTATGTTTGCCGATTGGGAGCGTATTATGCGGATATTATGTTTGCCGATATATGTTGGACCTTATCAAAGCAAGATATGTTAATATCACCCCAAATGTATGTTCTTTTCCTTGTCAGCGGATATTATGTTTGCCGATATATGCTGGACCTTATCAAAGCAAGATATGTTAATATCACCCCAAAT TTCATGTTAACCGCCCCACCATCATATACGGTTGAGAAAATTGACGATGTGCGAAATATTTTGGCTGAATTCACACTCAATTTCAAACCCTAA